The following are encoded together in the Platichthys flesus chromosome 9, fPlaFle2.1, whole genome shotgun sequence genome:
- the pycr3 gene encoding pyrroline-5-carboxylate reductase 3 isoform X1 yields MDDPGMKKQNWDVRETELFLETLKELDMKKCLDGRKVRNNKLFKVAHRRMTAAGYHRSVDQLKFRWKLLKSAYYKCKRAPNAPAPNKIQGWWRYEKTMVAIMESRHPLVGAGVNSDRMDEGTEDSDGEASMPPWPRPCPGNTAQNLDLIIKMDPEMDSQLKIGFIGAGNMAYGISKGILSGTVLPANIQVSAPSARNLARFQELGISVTHSNLEVVSGSDVIFVAVKPHLVPLVLSEISQHVTDRHIIVSVAAGVTLATLEELLPENSVAVRLMPNLPCMVQEGALLFARGSHAKEEDGVLLRSLLHHCGLVEEGPEAWIDIHTGLSGSGVAFVYLFAEALAEGAVKMGMPSALAHSIASQTVLGAGRLLRDTGKHPAQLRSEVCTPGGTTIYGLHTLEQGGLRATTMSAVESATERARELGRKSAAGSRK; encoded by the exons ATGGACGACCCCGGCATGAAGAAGCAGAACTGGGACGTGCGGGAGACGGAGCTGTTCCTGGAGACCCTGAAGGAGCTGGACATGAAGAAGTGCCTGGACGGGAGGAAGGTGCGCAACAACAAGCTCTTCAAGGTGGCGCACCGGCGGATGACGGCGGCGGGCTACCACCGCTCCGTGGACCAGCTCAAGTTCCGCTGGAAACTTCTCAAAAGTGCGTACTACAAGTGCAAGAGGGCGCCCAACGCCCCGGCCCCCAACAAGATCCAGGGCTGGTGGCGCTACGAGAAGACGATGGTCGCCATCATGGAGTCAAGACACCCGCTGGTCGGGGCCGGGGTGAACTCTGACCGGATGGACGAGGGCACCGAGGACTCGGACGGAGAAGCCTCGATGCCGCCCTGGCCTCGGCCCTGCCCGGGGAACACCGCTCAGAACCTGGATTTAATT ATCAAAATGGACCCCGAGATGGACTCGCAGCTGAAAATCGGTTTTATCGGTGCAGGCAACATGGCGTACGGCATATCAAAGGGCATCCTGTCTG GAACTGTTCTTCCTGCAAACATCCAAGTGAGCGCACCGTCCGCCAGGAACCTCGCACGCTTTCAG GAGCTGGGGATTTCCGTCACTCACTCCAACCTAGAGGTGGTCAGTGGCTCGGATGTCATCTTCGTGGCCGTCAAACCTCACCTGGTCCCACTCGTTCTCAGTGAGATCTCACAACACGTCACCGACAGACACATAATCGTGTCTGTGGCAGCAGGAGTGACGCTGGCAACGTTGGAGGAG CTCCTTCCAGAGAATTCAGTCGCCGTCCGCCTGATGCCCAACCTGCCATGCATGGTTCAGGAAGGAGCTCTGCTGTTTGCTCGAGGATCTCATGCAAAGGAGGAGGACGGCGTTCTGCTGCGCTCCTTGTTGCATCACTGTGGTTTGGTGGAGGAGGGACCTGAGGCCTGGATCGACATCCACACTGGTCTGAGTGGGAGTGGGGTCGCCTTC GTTTATCTGTTCGCTGAAGCTCTGGCAGAAGGAGCTGTGAAGATGGGGATGCCCAGTGCTCTGGCCCACAGCATTGCATCACAGACCGTTCTG GGTGCCGGGAGGTTGCTACGCGACACCGGGAAGCATCCAGCTCAGCTGCGCTCTGAGGTCTGCACCCCAGGGGGGACAACCATTTACGGACTCCACACGCTGGAGCAAGGCGGCTTGAGGGCAACGACCATGAGCGCCGTGGAGTCGGCCACTGAGAGAGCCAGGGAGCTGGGCAGGAAGTCGGCGGCAGGAAGCAGGAAA
- the bmb gene encoding protein brambleberry, whose amino-acid sequence MDRPLLLLLLLTCQCVAVSGLFEWLSRTEAPPAPPPPPGAAAAPALLAKDAQFEMTTGDEKFLSEAKQMELSPLDSCHYKVVARLRSSCESLSEEQLAKLGVVLFNCQAESEGRQTYPCTEEMSIKGCTADMDSDTWNAYHIVSNRARSVCYATRQQLFRRRAEHTVNALISTATSQLDAMKDLKEGQSELRELTAASLDKLLQGHSSLQVQQGKLHEGQGQMESSLKSNLERLGQEKALIASGQELVAQLIQGITTRMENVSEHLQVQGSEVQDSHKAIVRDLADVRHQAQDIYEKIDHSMLEFLQYQDQTSQYYSDLMDKLERMNSTLGFMLHYIDNMQSRIEERLHVIQGYLGWAGLSLTAMWTCIAHSGYFVMSAVLLTFLRCPGFSRAMLLLTVPLNAVAEVNQQPALDLGSLTLLLLTVSLGHWFVKQLWSSLSGRSAVPLPPAPCDVVEPQKHQVPAGHSYPASSTPQKDEMVGLLEPDDLLHQDSFLSGDLGLSVVSPPRRKPMLETRFMHIKGTSLHSTPRLMEHVSAALVDDIPVRILGGVFDAVNDSRDLLNDSRCASPAPSLVSNSSASGRQLCNGITKTGKACKKRAVLGLDFCRVHDGGHASWTQS is encoded by the exons ATGGATCgacccctgctcctcctgctcctcctcacctgtcaGTGTGTGGCCGTCAGTGGACTGTTTGAGTGGCTGAGTCGGACGgaggctcctccagctccacctcctccaccaggcgccgctgcagctccagctcttcTGGCAAAGGACGCTCAGTTTGAGATGACCACTGGCGACGAGAAGTTTTTGTCCGAGGCGAAGCAGATGGAGCTCAGCCCGTTGGACAGCTGTCATTACAAG GTGGTCGCCCGGCTGAGGTCGAGCTGTGAGAGCCTCTCCGAGGAGCAGCTGGCGAAGCTCGGCGTGGTTCTGTTCAACTGTCAGGCCGAGAGCGAGGGCCGGCAGACCTACCCCTGCACAGAGGAAATg TCTATTAAAGGGTGCACGGCGGACATGGACTCGGACACGTGGAACGCTTATCACATCGTGAGCAACCGAGCTCGCTCCGTCTGCTACGCAACTCGCCAGCAGCTGTTCCGACGCCGAGCGGAGCACACGGTCAACGCTCTCATCTCCACGGCCACCAGTCAGCTGGACGCCATGAAGGACCTGAAG GAGGGCCAGTCGGAGCTGCGGGAGCTGACGGCGGCCTCCCTGGACAAGCTGCTGCAGGGCCACAGCTCTCTGCAGGTCCAGCAGGGGAAACTGCACGAAGGTCAGGGCCAGATGGAGAGTTCTCTGAAGAGCAACCTGGAGCGTCTGGGTCAGGAGAAAGCTCTCATCGCCTCTGGACAGGAGCTGGTGGCTCAGCTCATCCAGGGCATCACCACCAGGATGG AGAACGTGAGTGAACATCTGCAGGTCCAAGGCTCCGAGGTGCAGGACAGCCACAAGGCCATCGTCAGAGACCTGGCAGACGTCCGACACCAAGCTCAGGACATCTACGAGAAAATTG ACCACAGTATGCTGGAGTTCCTGCAGTACCAGGACCAGACCTCCCAGTACTACAGCGACCTGATGGACAAACTGGAGCGTATGAACAGCACGCTGGGCTTCATGCTGCACTACATCGATAACATGCAGAGTCGGATAGAGGAGCGGCTGCACGTGATCCAGGGCTACCTCGGCTGGGCAG GTCTGAGTTTGACGGCCATGTGGACGTGCATTGCACACTCGGGCTACTTCGTCATGTCTGCCGTCCTCCTGACGTTCCTGCGGTGTCCCGGTTTCTCTCGAGCGATGCTGCTGCTCACCGTCCCTCTGAACGCCGTGGCCGAGGTCAACCAGCAGCCAGCGCTGGACCTCGGCAGcctcaccctgctgctgctcactgtgtcTCTGG GTCACTGGTTTGTGAAGCAGCTGTGGTCGAGCCTCAGTGGGAGGTCGGCTGTCCCGCTGCCTCCGGCCCCGTGTGACGTCGTGGAACCACAGAAGCACCAAGTTCCAGCAGGTCACTCGTATCCGGCATCGTCTACACCTCAGAA AGATGAAATGGTCGGTTTGCTGGAGCCAGACGACCTCCTGCACCAGGACAGTTTCTTGTCAG GTGACCTGGGGCTGTCAGTGGTGTCTCCTCCTCGCAGGAAGCCGATGCTCGAAACCCGGTTCATGCATATAAAAGGCACGTCCCTTCACTCCACTCCCAGACTGATGGAACATGTTTCTGCG GCCCTGGTTGACGACATACCAGTGAGGATCCTGGGAGGAGTTTTTGACGCAGTGAACGACTCACGTGATTTGTTGAATGACTCTCGATGTGCCAGTCCAGCTCCGTCACTAGTTAGCAACAG CTCTGCGTCCGGCCGTCAGCTGTGCAATGGGATCACTAAGACGGGGAAGGCCTGTAAGAAGAGAGCCGTGCTGGGACTGGACTTCTGCAGAGTCCATGACGGAGGCCACGCCTCCTGGACTCAATCCTGA
- the LOC133960473 gene encoding GDP-L-fucose synthase-like isoform X1, producing the protein MSMKVLVTGGSGLVGRAIQHVVKEERGDKEGEEWIFLSSKDADLMNIEETRALFEKHRPTHVIHLAALVGGLYRNMNSNLDFWRINIHINDNVLLVAHELGVVKVVSCLSTCIFPDKTTYPIDETMIHNGPPHESNFGYSYAKRMLDIHNRAYFKEHGRAYTAVIPTNVFGPHDNFNMEDGHVLPGLIHKAYLAKKEGQPFVVWGSGKPRRQFIYSLDLARLFLWVLCDYPEFDPIILSVGEEDEVSIKEAADEVIQAMGFEGEVQYDTSRSDGQFKKTASNAKLKRYQPDFKFTPFKQAIKETCDWFVANYDTARK; encoded by the exons ATGTCAATGAAGGTTTTGGTGACTGGGGGGTCTGGCCTGGTGGGCAGGGCCATACAGCATGTGGTcaaagaggagcgaggagacaAGGAGGGGGAAGAATGGATATTCCTCTCGTCCAAAGACGCCGACCTCAT GAACATTGAAGAGACACGGGCGTTGTTTGAAAAGCATCGGCCAACCCATGTCATCCACCTGGCTGCTCTGGTTGGAGGTCTTTACAGGAACATGAACTCCAACCTGGACTTTTGG AGGATCAACATCCACATCAATGACAACGTGCTGCTTGTAGCCCATGAACTGGGTGTTGTGAAGGTGGTGTCCTGCCTATCCACCTGCATCTTTCCAGATAAGACCACCTATCCTATCGATGAGACCATG ATCCATAATGGTCCACCTCATGAGTCCAACTTTGGTTACTCCTATGCAAAGAGAATGCTTGATATTCACAACAG GGCGTATTTCAAGGAGCACGGACGCGCCTACACCGCCGTGATCCCCACAAATGTGTTTGGTCCTCACGACAACTTCAACATGGAAGACGGTCACGTGCTGCCAGGTCTCATCCACAAAGCGTACCTTGCTAAAA AGGAGGGTCAACCCTTCGTGGTCTGGGGCTCTGGCAAACCCAGAAGACAGTTCATCTACTCTTTGGACTTGGCTCGTCTCTTCCTGTGGGTCCTGTGCGATTACCCAGAGTTCGACCCAATCATCCTCTCTG TTGGAGAGGAAGACGAAGTGTCCATCAAGGAAGCAGCAGATGAAGTCATCCAGGCGATGGGCTTTGAAGGAGAAGTTCAA TACGACACCAGTAGATCCGACGGCCAGTTCAAAAAGACTGCCAGCAATGCAAAGCTGAAGCGCTACCAGCCAGACTTCAAATTCACGCCCTTCAAACAAG CCATAAAGGAAACCTGCGATTGGTTCGTTGCCAATTACGACACCGCCCGCAAGTGA
- the pycr3 gene encoding pyrroline-5-carboxylate reductase 3 isoform X2: protein MDPEMDSQLKIGFIGAGNMAYGISKGILSGTVLPANIQVSAPSARNLARFQELGISVTHSNLEVVSGSDVIFVAVKPHLVPLVLSEISQHVTDRHIIVSVAAGVTLATLEELLPENSVAVRLMPNLPCMVQEGALLFARGSHAKEEDGVLLRSLLHHCGLVEEGPEAWIDIHTGLSGSGVAFVYLFAEALAEGAVKMGMPSALAHSIASQTVLGAGRLLRDTGKHPAQLRSEVCTPGGTTIYGLHTLEQGGLRATTMSAVESATERARELGRKSAAGSRK from the exons ATGGACCCCGAGATGGACTCGCAGCTGAAAATCGGTTTTATCGGTGCAGGCAACATGGCGTACGGCATATCAAAGGGCATCCTGTCTG GAACTGTTCTTCCTGCAAACATCCAAGTGAGCGCACCGTCCGCCAGGAACCTCGCACGCTTTCAG GAGCTGGGGATTTCCGTCACTCACTCCAACCTAGAGGTGGTCAGTGGCTCGGATGTCATCTTCGTGGCCGTCAAACCTCACCTGGTCCCACTCGTTCTCAGTGAGATCTCACAACACGTCACCGACAGACACATAATCGTGTCTGTGGCAGCAGGAGTGACGCTGGCAACGTTGGAGGAG CTCCTTCCAGAGAATTCAGTCGCCGTCCGCCTGATGCCCAACCTGCCATGCATGGTTCAGGAAGGAGCTCTGCTGTTTGCTCGAGGATCTCATGCAAAGGAGGAGGACGGCGTTCTGCTGCGCTCCTTGTTGCATCACTGTGGTTTGGTGGAGGAGGGACCTGAGGCCTGGATCGACATCCACACTGGTCTGAGTGGGAGTGGGGTCGCCTTC GTTTATCTGTTCGCTGAAGCTCTGGCAGAAGGAGCTGTGAAGATGGGGATGCCCAGTGCTCTGGCCCACAGCATTGCATCACAGACCGTTCTG GGTGCCGGGAGGTTGCTACGCGACACCGGGAAGCATCCAGCTCAGCTGCGCTCTGAGGTCTGCACCCCAGGGGGGACAACCATTTACGGACTCCACACGCTGGAGCAAGGCGGCTTGAGGGCAACGACCATGAGCGCCGTGGAGTCGGCCACTGAGAGAGCCAGGGAGCTGGGCAGGAAGTCGGCGGCAGGAAGCAGGAAA
- the LOC133960473 gene encoding GDP-L-fucose synthase-like isoform X2, with translation MSMKVLVTGGSGLVGRAIQHVVKEERGDKEGEEWIFLSSKDADLMNIEETRALFEKHRPTHVIHLAALVGGLYRNMNSNLDFWRINIHINDNVLLVAHELGVVKVVSCLSTCIFPDKTTYPIDETMGVFQGARTRLHRRDPHKCVWSSRQLQHGRRSRAARSHPQSEGQPFVVWGSGKPRRQFIYSLDLARLFLWVLCDYPEFDPIILSVGEEDEVSIKEAADEVIQAMGFEGEVQYDTSRSDGQFKKTASNAKLKRYQPDFKFTPFKQAIKETCDWFVANYDTARK, from the exons ATGTCAATGAAGGTTTTGGTGACTGGGGGGTCTGGCCTGGTGGGCAGGGCCATACAGCATGTGGTcaaagaggagcgaggagacaAGGAGGGGGAAGAATGGATATTCCTCTCGTCCAAAGACGCCGACCTCAT GAACATTGAAGAGACACGGGCGTTGTTTGAAAAGCATCGGCCAACCCATGTCATCCACCTGGCTGCTCTGGTTGGAGGTCTTTACAGGAACATGAACTCCAACCTGGACTTTTGG AGGATCAACATCCACATCAATGACAACGTGCTGCTTGTAGCCCATGAACTGGGTGTTGTGAAGGTGGTGTCCTGCCTATCCACCTGCATCTTTCCAGATAAGACCACCTATCCTATCGATGAGACCATG GGCGTATTTCAAGGAGCACGGACGCGCCTACACCGCCGTGATCCCCACAAATGTGTTTGGTCCTCACGACAACTTCAACATGGAAGACGGTCACGTGCTGCCAGGTCTCATCCACAAAGC GAGGGTCAACCCTTCGTGGTCTGGGGCTCTGGCAAACCCAGAAGACAGTTCATCTACTCTTTGGACTTGGCTCGTCTCTTCCTGTGGGTCCTGTGCGATTACCCAGAGTTCGACCCAATCATCCTCTCTG TTGGAGAGGAAGACGAAGTGTCCATCAAGGAAGCAGCAGATGAAGTCATCCAGGCGATGGGCTTTGAAGGAGAAGTTCAA TACGACACCAGTAGATCCGACGGCCAGTTCAAAAAGACTGCCAGCAATGCAAAGCTGAAGCGCTACCAGCCAGACTTCAAATTCACGCCCTTCAAACAAG CCATAAAGGAAACCTGCGATTGGTTCGTTGCCAATTACGACACCGCCCGCAAGTGA